One Clostridiisalibacter paucivorans DSM 22131 DNA segment encodes these proteins:
- the trmL gene encoding tRNA (uridine(34)/cytosine(34)/5-carboxymethylaminomethyluridine(34)-2'-O)-methyltransferase TrmL: protein MSLNVVLIEPEIPQNTGNIARTCAATGTSLHLVKPLGFSVDDKYLKRAGLDYWHLLDINYYDNFEQLLNKVGEEKFFYATTKGGNFYTSMDFFDDAYLVFGKETAGIPMEILNANEERCMRIPMIENKDARSLNLATSAGIIIYEALRQIKFPNLV, encoded by the coding sequence ATGTCACTTAATGTAGTTTTAATTGAGCCAGAGATACCTCAGAACACAGGGAATATAGCAAGGACTTGTGCAGCAACAGGTACATCTTTACATTTGGTAAAGCCTTTGGGTTTTTCTGTAGATGATAAGTATTTAAAAAGAGCAGGGCTTGACTATTGGCATTTATTAGATATAAATTATTATGATAATTTTGAGCAATTATTAAATAAAGTAGGGGAAGAAAAATTTTTTTATGCTACAACGAAAGGAGGGAATTTTTATACAAGCATGGATTTTTTCGATGATGCATATTTAGTGTTTGGAAAAGAAACAGCAGGTATACCTATGGAAATTTTAAATGCCAACGAGGAAAGGTGTATGAGAATACCTATGATAGAAAACAAAGATGCTAGATCATTAAATCTGGCTACTTCAGCAGGGATAATTATATATGAAGCATTGAGACAAATAAAGTTTCCAAACCTTGTATGA